The sequence TTAGCCTGAATTAGGGGTTATAAGAAATAACCGCCGTCCTTAGCTAGGGGCGGTTATTTCTTCTTCATGATCATAACAACGAGTGTAGCAAATGCAATCATTAAATACATCGCCTCAACCATTGAGATCATCCTACCACCCCCTTTCTAAAAGGGTGTGGCTAACCGTCCCTCGACAACCTGCTGCAACAATTATAGCATAATCTTCCAGACGAAATAATGAAACTTATCCCTGGCTATTCACAGGGTTCAGGCCGCCTCATAACAAGAGGCGGCTTATTGTTCTTCTAAGACCCGCCACAAAAATCCATTGATTACCTTCTTTTCTCCAACAACGTTTGACTTCTTGATATCGATGGAAAGTGTCTAATAAATCCAGGCCAATCTCCTCTTGCCCTAATTTCCGGTAAGTGATTGACTTCATCATCCCTCTACTTTCTCCTTTTTTGACGTTCTATCATCATGCTATAGTTTAAATCCATCTCTCTCAGCTTATTACGGATGAAGGCTCTCTTATCCGGGTTATTGCTGCCGGCCAACTGTTCTCGTAATTCAGCTATGTCCTTTAACATGTACACTTCTTCCGGAGCATAGCCTGCATTCTGTAACAACATATATCCGGCCCGTATATCCTGGGGAAAGGGAATAAGTCTACAAAAAGTCGATGAATCCTATACAACACAAACGTGTCCCGTTTGTGGGAACGAACACACTGTGTTCGCCGAAGGCAGAAAGAAACCATCCTCTAGGATTTACAATTGTACTTGCGGTTATCAGGAACATCGGGATATCCACGGAGCGAAGAACATCTTGAGTAACTACAAATATGGGAAGTTCCGGGAAATATTATTGGATCAACAAAAGTATCTACGGATCGCCTAAAGCGGGAAGTAGTAGATGCCATGAACCTGTACCGTATGCAAGAATTGCATATAGTTGCCGGCCTTACCGAATGTACTCGCTGCCTCGGGTGAGGTATCTCTAAGCGAGATGCCATTGAGACATGCATTTTGGGCTTGCCGGAAGCCCCTACCTCTAATGTAGTGTAGGTGGGGAGGTTCACTAACGGGATTAGTGTACTCGATAATGACCCCTTGGGGATTTTTTAAGTTCCATTGGCTTACTGTAAAATGGATTGCTACGGGTCGTACTAATGTTGTTTGGAACCTTTTTTCTAGGACCATGGCTTAATGGGATGGCGCAAATTTCTGCGAACGAGCATGCACTAGCTTTGATAAACCCACATTATTTATACGACGAAAAAATGCAATTGACCTGGGGAAGTATTCCGTTGGGGATAAATATTTTTTTAGTAAGCATCTCTGTTTTGAAACCTTGGAAACGACAAAAACTCAAAAAGAATAACCTAGAATAACAGCTATGGTTGCTTTTTCCATTTAGTTTTCCCTAAAACCCTTTATCCGTTAAAAGAACTCAAGAGCACAAAAAGCACCGCTCAAAACGATGCTAATCCCCCCAGCAAGCCGAAAAGCCCAGCATTGCTGGACTTTAATATGTGTTTTAATCGTTTAAAATGTTGAGTTATGTTTTGGTGGAAGCGAGGAGATTTGCACTCCTGTATCGAAGAACTGACACAAAAGCGTCTACGCGTGTATCCTTTAATTTAAAGTTCGCCGGTTGTGACTCCTAAAGGCAAGGAATCAGTTCAGGCTAGCTCGATGATCTTAGCTAATGTCTCCGAGCATTGACATTAGAGCATCCTACTAAATTGACACTCCGACCCTTCATCGTAGGTTCTGAAGGCAGAATGCTAGCGGCACTTAGGCAGCTAGAGCGTAATTATTTTCGTTAACTATTTTTGTCCACCGTTTAACGAGACCAGGTGGAATCTCGACGCGCAACTTTTGTCACCGTTTCCCCGAGCGAATCTAAAACGCCCCCGTTAAATATTACTTTCACAGTATAACATATCTAAGTTTAAAACCAAGTAAATCTATATGGTTTTGCTACATTATTATGGTAAATCATTTTGCTGTCAAAATCTCATACTTCTATCTATGTAGTTCCATAAACATACCTTCAACCAATTATCCAGCTCCACTCTTGAAGGATAGTCTACGATCATTACTGGTGCCTCCTTTAGCTTCCCTCCCAGATCATTAGCCCCGATTTCCGGCATAGCATCCCAAGTCTTCCCCAACAATAATCGAACCATTTTTCTTCTTGTTTATCCCACCCCATTGTTTGAAATAAAAGCTAACGCCTTGATAGTCGCAGTCATTCTTGATGGATAACACCCACTCAGGATTCATCCTTCAAGACTTAACCCCACTTTCTCCGCCAACAGTTGCCCAGTTGATACCTGCTAAATCAAAGATTCTTAACCTCATCGATAAGCGGTTCAAAGGAAATAAAACGGACCTTCGTATTTCAAGTTACCTATTCCTTTATACTCTGTCTCACGTTTCTCTAGCAAGTAGGTACAACTACTATTCATGTGTAAGGTACACCTTCTTGGTTGGTCTATTAACGTTCATCCAAACCATAAATAAGTTCCCCCTTCTCCCGTCGACTGTGTTAAGTCTAAGTTCACCATGAAGAGTTAGTTAAATCTTACCGCTTAATTCTGAACGCCTTTTGCGCATTAGACAAACCCAGGCTCTAGGCGGGCTTGGGTGGTTAGAATCAAAACGGCCTGAAACCAGGGAAAGGATCTCGAAGTAGGGCTCAACAGTGTTGACAATATCTCTGGCTGTACGCTGCGGTGGACCTGGAAAATCACGTTTTTCATCAGCGTTGCCAACTAGACTAAGCCACAGACCATCATCTTCTAAAAGAGAAGCAACTTTTTCAGTAAAAATCTTCCGTTCCTCATCCGAATTAAATGAATGAAAACAGCCCCTGTCAAAAGCAAAGTCAAATGGAGCCCCATCGATCTTGTTTGAAAGGATATCATTTACAATAAAGGTACATTTGACATTATCAATTGAAGCCTTCTCTACGGCCTTCTGTATTGCAATCTCTGAAGTATCAATACCTATAACATCAAAGTTGTTTTTGGAAAGCCATATGGAGTTATTACCAGTACCGCAGCCGATTTCCAGTGTTTTACAAGGTATTATGTCCATCGTGGTTACTGTCTGAATAAGGTTAAAATCAGGTCTGCCAAGATCCCAAGGAGTTTCTCCTGCTTTATATCTTTTCTTGTAACCTTCCTCTATCATGGTCATATTTTTGCCTCCTCATATAAAACCTGCAATTTATTATATGTATTCTATTTTGCACACCATAAAATATATATTTCACCTAAGAATTAGCCACCTTTTGCAGGTTCTTGTTTTTTGGGCTTTCTCTGATTATATCTGGAATTATTGGAGTCATCTACCTTAAAATAAAAGCCTACAGGGATTATTTTGCCAAAAGGAAATAACATTCGATAAAACGAATTAACTCCTGTCATAAATAAGCTGCTGTAGAAAGGAAGAGTGACTACTTGATAAAGAATAAAGGATTCTTTGCACTCATGATAATTGTTTTTATGTTGTCTTCACTATTTGCCGAGCAACCAGTCTATGGGGTTACCAATAATTTCATCGC comes from Desulfosporosinus meridiei DSM 13257 and encodes:
- a CDS encoding transposase, whose product is MSLQKVDESYTTQTCPVCGNEHTVFAEGRKKPSSRIYNCTCGYQEHRDIHGAKNILSNYKYGKFREILLDQQKYLRIA
- a CDS encoding DUF5131 family protein translates to MNPEWVLSIKNDCDYQGVSFYFKQWGGINKKKNGSIIVGEDLGCYAGNRG
- a CDS encoding class I SAM-dependent methyltransferase, coding for MIEEGYKKRYKAGETPWDLGRPDFNLIQTVTTMDIIPCKTLEIGCGTGNNSIWLSKNNFDVIGIDTSEIAIQKAVEKASIDNVKCTFIVNDILSNKIDGAPFDFAFDRGCFHSFNSDEERKIFTEKVASLLEDDGLWLSLVGNADEKRDFPGPPQRTARDIVNTVEPYFEILSLVSGRFDSNHPSPPRAWVCLMRKRRSELSGKI